A region of Streptomyces halobius DNA encodes the following proteins:
- a CDS encoding dihydrofolate reductase family protein, with translation MRIVISEFMSLDGVVQAPGGPKEDTDGGFAHGGWSHPFFDPEVVGGAFDDALGKAEALLFGRRTWQTMAAAWPERAGDPFADRMNTIRKYVVSGTLGDGELTWDNTTRIPGDEAVARIRELHGTDDGDLLVMGSPTLVRTLLREGLVDELRLMIMPVLLGGGKTIFPDDGAQRTLELVSTATSSTGVHVCTYRPAAEA, from the coding sequence ATGCGCATCGTGATCAGTGAGTTCATGAGCCTGGACGGCGTCGTGCAGGCACCGGGCGGACCCAAGGAGGACACCGACGGCGGCTTCGCCCACGGCGGCTGGTCGCACCCGTTCTTCGATCCGGAGGTGGTGGGCGGCGCCTTTGACGATGCGTTGGGCAAGGCCGAGGCGCTGCTGTTCGGGCGGCGTACGTGGCAGACGATGGCCGCGGCGTGGCCCGAGCGGGCCGGTGACCCGTTCGCCGACCGGATGAACACCATTCGGAAGTACGTCGTGTCCGGCACGCTGGGCGACGGCGAGCTGACGTGGGACAACACCACGCGCATCCCCGGTGACGAGGCCGTCGCCCGCATCCGGGAACTGCACGGGACCGACGACGGTGACCTGCTGGTGATGGGAAGCCCCACGCTCGTGCGCACCCTCTTGCGCGAGGGCCTGGTCGACGAACTCCGGCTCATGATCATGCCCGTGCTCCTCGGCGGCGGTAAGACGATCTTCCCGGACGATGGTGCGCAGCGCACGCTGGAGCTGGTCTCCACGGCCACCAGCAGCACGGGCGTGCATGTGTGCACCTACCGGCCGGCCGCCGAGGCGTAG
- a CDS encoding GNAT family N-acetyltransferase encodes MHHTVSATDELVRRVVRAERFHAGRGVVARFQISPGACPEGLDALLAERGYQRESPMSLQAGAHRAGRMYLQVERDNIPALRLYERAGFSEMCGYHYRAAGGAAGSERD; translated from the coding sequence GTGCACCATACGGTCTCTGCCACGGACGAGCTGGTGCGCCGGGTCGTACGGGCGGAGAGGTTCCATGCCGGTCGCGGTGTGGTCGCCCGGTTCCAGATCAGCCCGGGAGCATGCCCGGAAGGGCTGGACGCTCTCTTGGCGGAGCGTGGCTACCAGCGGGAGAGCCCCATGTCACTGCAGGCCGGCGCCCACCGCGCCGGCCGTATGTATCTCCAGGTGGAGCGCGACAACATCCCGGCGTTGCGGCTGTATGAGCGGGCGGGTTTCAGCGAGATGTGCGGCTATCACTACCGTGCCGCGGGTGGGGCTGCCGGGAGTGAACGGGACTGA